A region from the Neurospora crassa OR74A linkage group V, whole genome shotgun sequence genome encodes:
- a CDS encoding RNA binding protein, whose product MATQQSPPFKVDRYVVIHVATTCDEHGVYVTKDSAEVIELGWILLDANNLEEIHRESVLVKPVNTPITPLCTSLTTLTWEHVRNAGTFRDAINRFDAFASEHLTGPNLDFVFVTLEAWDLRVQLPREARDKAVVLPPYLQHSRTFDLRTEYQRWQQHHPESLPFGPSSLANICAALEVEAVQSSAPIKHNLPFHLQALAPASPRRAMEEAVTLARVLRSLIRKSQPAHEHPDVLTRPMDARADVRAFLSERSKVLHMSGLPHDTTQSELESWFTQYGGRPIAFWTLRTPEQHKPTGTGFAVFSSHEEAAESLCMNGRALNEKAIEVSPSSSRVLDRASEILTPFPPSKNRPRPGDWTCPSCGFSNFQRRTACFRCSFPAVSAGPTGEMGYGYGYGPPAMMPAPPHMGHHGHGGGHGRMGGSGVVPFRAGDWKCGNEVCGYHNFAKNVCCLRCGASRAGAAVVADSGYPSPLDAQTSYGMNQGSMGGNSAPGPFASASGFNSAGGYGQHFGGPPSTYALPSGLGGGAAPYPSLNTHFGPAPGSHSAGPFDSRAAEAAFQSASNGPASAGPGNNFYSQTESDPFAFLSSGIGSLSVSNQDARQNGGAAPASKSPA is encoded by the exons ATGGCGACCCAGCAAAGTCCGCCTTTCAAGGTGGACCGCTACGTGGTCATTCACGTCGCGACCACATGCGACGAGCACGGCGTTTATGTGACCAAGGACTCCGCCGAGGTCATTGAGCTCGGTTGGATTCTTTTGGATGCCAACAACCTCGAGGAA ATCCACAGAGAGAGCGTTCTCGTCAAGCCGGTCAACACTCCCATTACTCCTCTTTGCA CGAGCTTGACGACCCTCACGTGGGAACATGTCCGTAACGCCGGCACCTTCAGAGATGCCATCAACCGCTTTGATGCTTTCGCCTCCGAACACTTGACTGGCCCCAACCTTGACTTCGTTTTCGTCACCCTCGAGGCGTGGGATTTGCGCGTCCAGCTCCCTAGGGAAGCCCGTGACAAGGCCGTTGTCCTTCCCCCCTATCTGCAGCACTCGCGCACTTTCGACCTGCGCACCGAATACCAAAGATGGCAGCAGCATCACCCCGAGTCGCTGCCTTTCGGCCCCTCATCGCTTGCTAACATTTGCGCGGCCCTTGAGGTGGAGGCTGTTCAGAGCAGCGCTCCCATCAAGCATAATCTACCCTTCCACTTGCAGGCTCTTGCACCCGCGTCTCCTCGCCGTGCCATGGAGGAAGCTGTCACTCTTGCCCGTGTCCTGCGTAGCTTGATTCGCAAGTCTCAGCCCGCTCATGAGCATCCTGATGTGCTTACTCGGCCTATGGATGCCCGTGCTGACGTTCGTGCTTTTTTGTCGGAGCGCAGCAAGGTGTTGCACATGTCCGGCTTGCCTCACGACACTACCCAGTCCGAGTTGGAGAGCTGGTTCACCCAGTACGGTGGTAGGCCCATTGCGTTCTGGACTCTGCGGACTCCCGAGCAGCACAAGCCTACCGGAACTGGCTTCGCTGTCTTTTCTTCTCACGAAGAG GCCGCCGAAAGTCTTTGCATGAATGGAAGGGCTTTGAACGAGAAGGCTATTGAGGTGTCGCCCTCCTCTAGTAGGGTCCTTGATCGCGCTTCCGAGATCCTTACGCCCTTCCCTCCCAGCAAGAACCGCCCCCGACCTGGTGATTGGACGTGCCCTTCTTGCGGCTTCTCCAACTTCCAGCGCCGTACCGCCTGCTTCCGCTGCTCCTTCCCGGCTGTCAGTGCTGGTCCCACTGGCGAGATGGGCTATGGCTACGGCTACGGTCCCCCGGCTATGATGCCCGCTCCTCCTCACATGGGCCACCACGGCCATGGCGGTGGACACGGCCGTATGGGCGGCTCTGGTGTCGTTCCTTTCCGTGCCGGTGACTGGAAATGCGGTAACGAGGTCTGCGGATATCACAATTTCGCCAAGAATGTGTGCTGTCTTCGTTGTGGAGCGAGCCGTGCTGGCGCCGCTGTCGTCGCCGATTCAGGCTATCCATCCCCCTTGGACGCTCAAACCTCTTACGGCATGAATCAAGGATCCATGGGCGGCAATTCTGCGCCTGGCCCCTTTGCTTCCGCCAGTGGCTTTAACTCTGCAGGTGGATATGGCCAGCATTTCGGTGGCCCGCCCAGCACCTATGCTCTTCCCTCTGGCCTCGGTGGCGGTGCTGCTCCTTATCCTTCCCTCAACACCCATTTCGGCCCCGCTCCTGGCTCGCACTCGGCCGGTCCTTTCGATAGCCGTGCCGCCGAGGCCGCTTTCCAGTCTGCCAGCAACGGACCCGCCTCTGCCGGCCCTGGAAACAACTTCTACTCTCAAACTGAGAGCGATCCTTTTGCTTTCCTCTCCAGCGGCATCGGTAGCCTCTCTGTCAGCAACCAGGATGCTCGTCAGAACGGCGGTGCTGCTCCTGCCAGCAAGTCACCCGCGTAA
- the stk-47 gene encoding protein kinase, variant, translated as MGSSPPVAGPLLESRTRHDAAMPNGSRISKNQPRSLTDEHALGMNTSRPTTSPAAAVVNRSSDPDPVPDPAARHKPNPDRPGASDGPSKSGKPRGRSIEPPSSSPQPAPRHRHPSRHRSPDRSGRSSRLPHRSRGSPRSRRDRSREPRGRDGHFPPDRRHRSPVLPRGRGDAAHERGQNVDHGKHHSQLPPHPARASQRGSSRTPGSSKRRRSRTPSPGGPDSKKSRRGRSPRRGEKDDVNSLQLPRDCRRSPVDRRPSRSPSHHERRRSRDRKRSGRSRSPDRSRRRKSRSPDRGVFDRASGRVRRRSPSPRHRGRSDRPDRPERRHQSKSRSRTPPHRENRHPASDAGSRRRPSPDPDSREPYDHPQGSPRDRRRSKSSKKGKVRDDQKFDPASGVNSIEVNMAARNGYRGGYGAPMPPGYTETHDGRNYSHSSGHATPNSSFHGSPPAQSPYGAGRGWNNPQFSPQSQYGYPHGNYGPPTGPQAHYHSNQGHSPPYPPTGPAAQYPTGPFRGGHRAASGGFRGGSFGVARGGHRGGSKNAQWSPNAHNARGQYITPTTTITTATDNNPAHAQNNAAPSKPDKDLQGDDTNSSGKEKEEQMQPPTRPAAASQSQPSNKFSFSMKNATKPVVAAPRPEISLKFNAVVPPREPSQKQPPKAPAAAPPTAPSAHRSNRDRHDLPKNVPTEPASARARHNDRRGPDPHRPVDSHRPVDSHRPVDSHRPAEQQKPRTRIVKKIVKKLKEKPALPPDLAKSKSVYHRKPGNESVIGSGTYGKVFKALNVYTKKQVALKRIRMEGERDGFPVTAVREIKLLRSLSHRNIVKLMEVMVEMNECFMVFEYLSHDLTGLINHPNYTLDPAQKKHLALQLFEGLDYLHTRGVLHRDIKAANILVSNEGVLKLADFGLARFYAKHHQLDYTNRVITIWYRSPELLLGETQYGPAVDIWSAACVMMEIFTKRAIFPGDGSEINQLDKIHSVLGTPTRNDWPNIIEMPWFELLRPTQRRANVFAEKYKELVTPAAFELLLWMFKYDPDKRPSAAQVLAHPYFTTEEPAPRQAVELKDIDGEWHEFESKALRKENERKEREARRAVKDGAPAAAAAPSGGGGSSSTREKDRDPRKRPAESREPPPSERDSKRPHLDSHAANKPSTILSSSAPPPPQQQQREPERSSVPTRPREQHQQEQQQEQQQCRPSASSSSHLPPAQAQARARAPTNAPSGPAASQSHN; from the exons ATGGGGTCCTCACCTCCAGTGGCTGGACCACTTTTGGAATCTCGGACTCGACATGATGCTGCAATGCCAAATGGCAGCCGCATCTCCAAAAACCAACCACGCAGCCTCACAGACGAGCATGCTCTAGGCATGAATACTTCACGTCCGACTACTTCGCCTGCCGCTGCTGTCGTGAACCGGTCCTCTGATCCTGATCCTGTTCCTGACCCAGCAGCTCGACACAAGCCGAATCCAGATCGCCCCGGTGCCAGCGACGGCCCCAGCAAATCCGGCAAACCTCGCGGCCGCTCGATCGAAccgccctcttcctcccctcaGCCCgctcctcgccatcgccatccgTCGAGACATCGCAGCCCGGACCGCTCTGGCCGCTCATCGCGTCTCCCCCATCGCTCCAGAGGCTCACCACGCAGCCGTAGAGATCGCTCCCGCGAGCCTCGTGGTCGCGACGGCCACTTTCCCCCGGACCGACGCCATCGAAGTCCTGTCCTGCCGAGAGGCCGAGGGGACGCCGCCCACGAACGTGGCCAAAACGTCGATCACGGGAAACACCACTCACAACTTCCTCCACACCCGGCCCGTGCCTCTCAGCGTGGTTCTTCAAGGACGCCAGGCTCGAGCAAGCGCAGGCGTAGTCGAACCCCATCGCCAGGTGGACCGGACTCCAAAAAGTCACGACGTGGCCGAAGCCCtcgaagaggagaaaaggaCGACGTAAATTCCCTGCAGCTGCCAAGGGACTGCCGCAGGTCACCAGTGGACAGGCGGCCATCCCGTTCCCCAAGCCATCACGAGCGGCGACGCTCTAGAGACAGGAAACGGTCAGGCCGATCTCGTTCTCCAGATCGCTCTCGAAGGCGGAAATCGCGGTCACCAGACCGGGGAGTTTTTGACCGAGCCTCTGGACGTGTACGCCGAAGGAGTCCATCTCCACGACATCGTGGTCGCTCAGACCGGCCAGATCGTCCTGAACGTCGGCATCAGTCAAAGTCACGTTCTCGGACCCCTCCCCATCGCGAAAACAGACACCCCGCTTCCGACGCAGGTTCGCGCAGACGGCCAAGTCCCGATCCGGACTCACGTGAGCCTTACGACCATCCTCAAGGCTCCCCACGGGACCGGCGACGCTCCAAATCCAGCAAAAAGGGCAAAGTCCGTGACGATCAAAAGTTTGATCCCGCATCTGGCGTAAATAGTATCGAGGTGAACATGGCTGCAAGGAACGGCTACCGAGGGGGTTATGGCGCCCCGATGCCCCCTGGGTACACAGAGACACATGATGGCCGAAATTATTCACACTCTTCAGGGCATGCAACGCCCAACTCATCCTTCCATGGCTCGCCTCCCGCCCAATCTCCTTATGGTGCCGGACGAGGGTGGAACAATCCGCAATTTTCACCACAAAG TCAATATGGATATCCGCATGGCAATTACGGCCCCCCTACCGGGCCGCAAGCACACTACCACTCGAATCAAGGGCATTCGCCACCGTATCCTCCAACAGGACCAGCGGCCCAATACCCAACAGGCCCGTTCCGTGGTGGACATCGGGCTGCATCTGGTGGATTTCGCGGTGGCTCATTCGGTGTCGCTCGCGGAGGCCATCGAGGCGGCTCTAAAAATGCCCAATGGAGTCCTAACGCACACAATGCCCGAGGCCAGTACataacaccaacaacaacaataacaacagcaACTGACAACAATCCCGCCCATGCCCAAAATAACGCGGCCCCAAGCAA ACCCGATAAAGACTTGCAAGGCGATGATACCAACAGTTCAggcaaagagaaggaggagcaaatGCAGCCCCCTACCCGCCCAGCCGCTGCTTCACAGTCGCAGCCCTCTAACAAGTTTAGCTTCAGTATGAAGAACGCTACAAAGCCAGTAGTAGCGGCTCCACGGCCTGAGATATCTCTCAAATTCAATGCCGTCGTCCCGCCACGGGAACCCTCGCAAAAGCAACCCCCCAAAGCGCCCGCTGCTGCTCCGCCGACGGCGCCATCTGCTCATAGGTCCAATCGGGATCGTCATGACCTCCCCAAGAATGTGCCCACGGAACCGGCATCTGCTAGGGCTCGTCACAATGATCGCAGAGGGCCGGACCCACACAGGCCGGTAGACAGTCACAGGCCGGTAGATAGCCACAGGCCGGTGGATAGCCACAGACCGGCGGAACAGCAGAAGCCGAGGACCCGAATCGTGAAGAAGATTGTCAAAAAGCTCAAAGAGAAGCCGGCTCTTCCGCCGGACTTGGCTAAGTCAAAGTCTGTATACCACAGAAAGCCGGGTAACGAATCTGTCATCGGTTCCGGTACGTATGGAAAGGTATTCAAAGCCCTCAATGTTTACACGAAAAAGCAAGTGGCTCTCAAGAGGATACGaatggaaggagaaagggatGGCTTCCCTGTGACAGCGGTGCGAGAGATCAAGCTGCTCCGATCTTTAAGCCATAGGAATATTGTCAAGCTCATGGAAGTGATGGTTGAGATGAACGAGTGTTTCATGGTATTTGAGTACCTATCACACGATCTTACAGGGCTCATCAACCATCCTAACTATACTCTGGACCCGGCCCAGAAGAAGCATTTGGCTTTGCAGTTGTTCGAGGGTTTGGACTATCTTCATACTAGGGGCGTCCTGCATCGAGACATCAAAGCAGCCAATATCCTGGTCAGCAACGAGGGAGTCCTCAAACTTGCTGATTTTGGCCTGGCTCGGTTCTATGCcaaacatcatcaactcGACTATACGAACCGTGTGATCACCATTTGGTACAGATCACCGGAACTACTTCTCGGCGAGACACAGTACGGTCCCGCCGTGGATATCTGGAGCGCTGCTTGCGTGATGATGGAAATATTTACCAAGCGTGCCATCTTCCCTGGCGATGGTAGCGAGATCAATCAGCTGGACAAGATCCATTCTGTTTTGGGCACACCGACCAGAAACGACTGGCCAAACATCATCGAAATGCCTTGGTTCGAACTGCTACGGCCAACTCAGCGGCGAGCAAATGTATTTGCGGAGAAGTATAAGGAGCTAGTGACACCTGCCGCGTTTGAGCTGCTCCTTTGGATGTTCAAATACGACCCTGATAAACGGCCCAGCGCTGCCCAAGTATTGGCGCATCCTTACTTCACCACCGAAGAGCCAGCTCCGCGACAAGCAGTCGA ACTCAAGGATATTGATGGCGAATGGCACGAATTCGAATCCAAGGCTCTTCGCAAAGAGaacgagaggaaggagagagaagcaCGACGGGCTGTCAAAGATGgggcaccagcagcagccgctgcACCaagtggtggcggtggtagCTCTTCAACTCGAGAAAAAGATCGTGACCCTAGAAAACGCCCTGCCGAGAGTCgagaaccaccaccatcagaGCGCGATTCCAAACGTCCGCACTTGGACTCACATGCTGCCAACAAACCATCAACAATATTATCATcctcggcgccgccgccgccgcagcagcagcagcgagagCCCGAACGGTCATCAGTACCCACCAGGCCCAgggaacaacaccaacaagaacaacaacaggaaCAGCAGCAATGTCGGCCATCagcatcatcttcatcacaCTTACCACCGGCGCAGGCACAGGCACGGGCACGGGCACCCACGAATGCCCCATCCGGGCCGGCAGCAAGTCAAAGTCATAACTAG
- the stk-47 gene encoding protein kinase, whose translation MGSSPPVAGPLLESRTRHDAAMPNGSRISKNQPRSLTDEHALGMNTSRPTTSPAAAVVNRSSDPDPVPDPAARHKPNPDRPGASDGPSKSGKPRGRSIEPPSSSPQPAPRHRHPSRHRSPDRSGRSSRLPHRSRGSPRSRRDRSREPRGRDGHFPPDRRHRSPVLPRGRGDAAHERGQNVDHGKHHSQLPPHPARASQRGSSRTPGSSKRRRSRTPSPGGPDSKKSRRGRSPRRGEKDDVNSLQLPRDCRRSPVDRRPSRSPSHHERRRSRDRKRSGRSRSPDRSRRRKSRSPDRGVFDRASGRVRRRSPSPRHRGRSDRPDRPERRHQSKSRSRTPPHRENRHPASDAGSRRRPSPDPDSREPYDHPQGSPRDRRRSKSSKKGKVRDDQKFDPASGVNSIEVNMAARNGYRGGYGAPMPPGYTETHDGRNYSHSSGHATPNSSFHGSPPAQSPYGAGRGWNNPQFSPQSQYGYPHGNYGPPTGPQAHYHSNQGHSPPYPPTGPAAQYPTGPFRGGHRAASGGFRGGSFGVARGGHRGGSKNAQWSPNAHNARGQYITPTTTITTATDNNPAHAQNNAAPSKYADSGQNTQEGTREDVNSSSRPDKDLQGDDTNSSGKEKEEQMQPPTRPAAASQSQPSNKFSFSMKNATKPVVAAPRPEISLKFNAVVPPREPSQKQPPKAPAAAPPTAPSAHRSNRDRHDLPKNVPTEPASARARHNDRRGPDPHRPVDSHRPVDSHRPVDSHRPAEQQKPRTRIVKKIVKKLKEKPALPPDLAKSKSVYHRKPGNESVIGSGTYGKVFKALNVYTKKQVALKRIRMEGERDGFPVTAVREIKLLRSLSHRNIVKLMEVMVEMNECFMVFEYLSHDLTGLINHPNYTLDPAQKKHLALQLFEGLDYLHTRGVLHRDIKAANILVSNEGVLKLADFGLARFYAKHHQLDYTNRVITIWYRSPELLLGETQYGPAVDIWSAACVMMEIFTKRAIFPGDGSEINQLDKIHSVLGTPTRNDWPNIIEMPWFELLRPTQRRANVFAEKYKELVTPAAFELLLWMFKYDPDKRPSAAQVLAHPYFTTEEPAPRQAVELKDIDGEWHEFESKALRKENERKEREARRAVKDGAPAAAAAPSGGGGSSSTREKDRDPRKRPAESREPPPSERDSKRPHLDSHAANKPSTILSSSAPPPPQQQQREPERSSVPTRPREQHQQEQQQEQQQCRPSASSSSHLPPAQAQARARAPTNAPSGPAASQSHN comes from the exons ATGGGGTCCTCACCTCCAGTGGCTGGACCACTTTTGGAATCTCGGACTCGACATGATGCTGCAATGCCAAATGGCAGCCGCATCTCCAAAAACCAACCACGCAGCCTCACAGACGAGCATGCTCTAGGCATGAATACTTCACGTCCGACTACTTCGCCTGCCGCTGCTGTCGTGAACCGGTCCTCTGATCCTGATCCTGTTCCTGACCCAGCAGCTCGACACAAGCCGAATCCAGATCGCCCCGGTGCCAGCGACGGCCCCAGCAAATCCGGCAAACCTCGCGGCCGCTCGATCGAAccgccctcttcctcccctcaGCCCgctcctcgccatcgccatccgTCGAGACATCGCAGCCCGGACCGCTCTGGCCGCTCATCGCGTCTCCCCCATCGCTCCAGAGGCTCACCACGCAGCCGTAGAGATCGCTCCCGCGAGCCTCGTGGTCGCGACGGCCACTTTCCCCCGGACCGACGCCATCGAAGTCCTGTCCTGCCGAGAGGCCGAGGGGACGCCGCCCACGAACGTGGCCAAAACGTCGATCACGGGAAACACCACTCACAACTTCCTCCACACCCGGCCCGTGCCTCTCAGCGTGGTTCTTCAAGGACGCCAGGCTCGAGCAAGCGCAGGCGTAGTCGAACCCCATCGCCAGGTGGACCGGACTCCAAAAAGTCACGACGTGGCCGAAGCCCtcgaagaggagaaaaggaCGACGTAAATTCCCTGCAGCTGCCAAGGGACTGCCGCAGGTCACCAGTGGACAGGCGGCCATCCCGTTCCCCAAGCCATCACGAGCGGCGACGCTCTAGAGACAGGAAACGGTCAGGCCGATCTCGTTCTCCAGATCGCTCTCGAAGGCGGAAATCGCGGTCACCAGACCGGGGAGTTTTTGACCGAGCCTCTGGACGTGTACGCCGAAGGAGTCCATCTCCACGACATCGTGGTCGCTCAGACCGGCCAGATCGTCCTGAACGTCGGCATCAGTCAAAGTCACGTTCTCGGACCCCTCCCCATCGCGAAAACAGACACCCCGCTTCCGACGCAGGTTCGCGCAGACGGCCAAGTCCCGATCCGGACTCACGTGAGCCTTACGACCATCCTCAAGGCTCCCCACGGGACCGGCGACGCTCCAAATCCAGCAAAAAGGGCAAAGTCCGTGACGATCAAAAGTTTGATCCCGCATCTGGCGTAAATAGTATCGAGGTGAACATGGCTGCAAGGAACGGCTACCGAGGGGGTTATGGCGCCCCGATGCCCCCTGGGTACACAGAGACACATGATGGCCGAAATTATTCACACTCTTCAGGGCATGCAACGCCCAACTCATCCTTCCATGGCTCGCCTCCCGCCCAATCTCCTTATGGTGCCGGACGAGGGTGGAACAATCCGCAATTTTCACCACAAAG TCAATATGGATATCCGCATGGCAATTACGGCCCCCCTACCGGGCCGCAAGCACACTACCACTCGAATCAAGGGCATTCGCCACCGTATCCTCCAACAGGACCAGCGGCCCAATACCCAACAGGCCCGTTCCGTGGTGGACATCGGGCTGCATCTGGTGGATTTCGCGGTGGCTCATTCGGTGTCGCTCGCGGAGGCCATCGAGGCGGCTCTAAAAATGCCCAATGGAGTCCTAACGCACACAATGCCCGAGGCCAGTACataacaccaacaacaacaataacaacagcaACTGACAACAATCCCGCCCATGCCCAAAATAACGCGGCCCCAAGCAAGTACGCTGATTCTGGCCAAAACACTCAGGAGGGGACAAGGGAGGATGTTAACAGCTCTTCCAGACCCGATAAAGACTTGCAAGGCGATGATACCAACAGTTCAggcaaagagaaggaggagcaaatGCAGCCCCCTACCCGCCCAGCCGCTGCTTCACAGTCGCAGCCCTCTAACAAGTTTAGCTTCAGTATGAAGAACGCTACAAAGCCAGTAGTAGCGGCTCCACGGCCTGAGATATCTCTCAAATTCAATGCCGTCGTCCCGCCACGGGAACCCTCGCAAAAGCAACCCCCCAAAGCGCCCGCTGCTGCTCCGCCGACGGCGCCATCTGCTCATAGGTCCAATCGGGATCGTCATGACCTCCCCAAGAATGTGCCCACGGAACCGGCATCTGCTAGGGCTCGTCACAATGATCGCAGAGGGCCGGACCCACACAGGCCGGTAGACAGTCACAGGCCGGTAGATAGCCACAGGCCGGTGGATAGCCACAGACCGGCGGAACAGCAGAAGCCGAGGACCCGAATCGTGAAGAAGATTGTCAAAAAGCTCAAAGAGAAGCCGGCTCTTCCGCCGGACTTGGCTAAGTCAAAGTCTGTATACCACAGAAAGCCGGGTAACGAATCTGTCATCGGTTCCGGTACGTATGGAAAGGTATTCAAAGCCCTCAATGTTTACACGAAAAAGCAAGTGGCTCTCAAGAGGATACGaatggaaggagaaagggatGGCTTCCCTGTGACAGCGGTGCGAGAGATCAAGCTGCTCCGATCTTTAAGCCATAGGAATATTGTCAAGCTCATGGAAGTGATGGTTGAGATGAACGAGTGTTTCATGGTATTTGAGTACCTATCACACGATCTTACAGGGCTCATCAACCATCCTAACTATACTCTGGACCCGGCCCAGAAGAAGCATTTGGCTTTGCAGTTGTTCGAGGGTTTGGACTATCTTCATACTAGGGGCGTCCTGCATCGAGACATCAAAGCAGCCAATATCCTGGTCAGCAACGAGGGAGTCCTCAAACTTGCTGATTTTGGCCTGGCTCGGTTCTATGCcaaacatcatcaactcGACTATACGAACCGTGTGATCACCATTTGGTACAGATCACCGGAACTACTTCTCGGCGAGACACAGTACGGTCCCGCCGTGGATATCTGGAGCGCTGCTTGCGTGATGATGGAAATATTTACCAAGCGTGCCATCTTCCCTGGCGATGGTAGCGAGATCAATCAGCTGGACAAGATCCATTCTGTTTTGGGCACACCGACCAGAAACGACTGGCCAAACATCATCGAAATGCCTTGGTTCGAACTGCTACGGCCAACTCAGCGGCGAGCAAATGTATTTGCGGAGAAGTATAAGGAGCTAGTGACACCTGCCGCGTTTGAGCTGCTCCTTTGGATGTTCAAATACGACCCTGATAAACGGCCCAGCGCTGCCCAAGTATTGGCGCATCCTTACTTCACCACCGAAGAGCCAGCTCCGCGACAAGCAGTCGA ACTCAAGGATATTGATGGCGAATGGCACGAATTCGAATCCAAGGCTCTTCGCAAAGAGaacgagaggaaggagagagaagcaCGACGGGCTGTCAAAGATGgggcaccagcagcagccgctgcACCaagtggtggcggtggtagCTCTTCAACTCGAGAAAAAGATCGTGACCCTAGAAAACGCCCTGCCGAGAGTCgagaaccaccaccatcagaGCGCGATTCCAAACGTCCGCACTTGGACTCACATGCTGCCAACAAACCATCAACAATATTATCATcctcggcgccgccgccgccgcagcagcagcagcgagagCCCGAACGGTCATCAGTACCCACCAGGCCCAgggaacaacaccaacaagaacaacaacaggaaCAGCAGCAATGTCGGCCATCagcatcatcttcatcacaCTTACCACCGGCGCAGGCACAGGCACGGGCACGGGCACCCACGAATGCCCCATCCGGGCCGGCAGCAAGTCAAAGTCATAACTAG